The nucleotide sequence GCAGCAGGAACTGGCCCTGGACGACGAGATGCTGCACCGTATCATCCTCCAGGCCAGCCTGAACGTGTGGATATGCGACGTGGAGCACGACCGCCTGACGTTCCAGAACCTCTCGTCCGACGGGTTGGCGGCGCTGCTGGCCTCCGCGGACCGCTTTGCCCCCGAGCAGGGCGCTGCGACCGCCGACCGGGCGGGACGCATGCTCAGGCGCCTGGCGCGCGAGGCCCTGCACGACGGCGTGCCCGTCCGCGAGATAGAGGCGCCGGCCGAGGACGGCGACCCAACCCGGCTGCGCGTAACCTGCGAGGCCGTGCCCGACGGCACCGGCAGGCCCGTGCGCGTGATCGGCTATATCGAGAACGTCGCCCAGAGCGGCCCCGACACGGAAAGCGATTTGTTCGAGATGCTGAAGGGCCGGGCCGTGGACCACTGGTGCGTCAACCTGCGCACGCACAGCTTCCTGGACGCGTCGGACCGCCGGGCGTGGAGGCGGGCAGTGGGCGCCGTGCTGGAGGACTGGACGGACACCACGCCGGCCGAGCGCATCGGGCGCACGGTGCGCACCGTGAAGGACGCGGAGGCGGTCAAGTCGTTCCTCGACTTCGATGCCATGCTCGCACGCTTCGAAGACGGGGTGCTGTTCGACTCGCTGGAGTACCGCCAGGAGGACGAGCGGGGCGAGCGCTGGATGGAGCTGGGCTACCGCCTTATCCGCATCGAGGCGGGCGGCGACGTGTACGCCTACCTTTCCGTGACCGACATCGACCGGCGCAAGCGCCGTGAGCTCGATCTGGAGGACAAGGCTCGCCACGATGCGCTCACGGGGCTGCTGAACCGCCAGACCGGCGCGGCGCTGCTGCCGGAAGCCCTGGCGAAGACGCTGCGCAAGGGCACCGCGGGCGCGTTCGTCATCATCGACTTGGACGACTTCAAGCTGGTCAACGACCGCCACGGCCACCTGTCCGGCGACACGGCGCTGGCCGACGTGGGTCGGCACCTGCGCAGCGCGTTCCGAAAGAACGACCTGGTGTGCCGCTGGGGCGGCGACGAGTTCATCGTGTACTGCGACGACATCACGCGGGCCAGCCTGGCGCGGCGCGTGGGCGCGCTGTGCGGCAAGCCGTGGACGACCAAGGTGAGGGGCGGCACCACCATCGAGGTGTCCGCCTCGGCCGGCGTCGTGCTCGTGCCCAAGCAGGGCACGGAGTTCAAAACGGTGTACGACCGCGCCGACGCGGCGCTGTACCGGGCGAAGTCGATGGGCAAGGCGCACTTCTGCTTCTACGAGCCCGGCATCCCGTCGCCCCTCGCCGATTAAGCCCGGGCCTACACGCCCAGCCCCACCGTCAGGTGCATCATGTAGAACGCGAAGCGCATGACGAAGATGCCGGCCAGCACGAGCACGCACGCCGCGCTGGCGCGGCCGACGCCCAGGGAGCGCCGGCCCTCGAGCGCGCGGTTTAGCAAGACCTGCGCGTCAAGGCCGATGCCCGCGAGCACCAGCACGCCGAACGCGGCGATCATGAGACCGTAGTACGGCACGAGGTCCGAGGCGGCGAGGAACGCGTTCGCAATGCGCGGCAAGTCGGCGCTCTGCAGCCCGAACGACACGAGGTTCGCGGCAAGGGCCGCCGCCGACAGCGCCAGCAGCGTGCGCCCGAAACGGCCGCACGCCGGCTCCCAACGCGCGGCGCGCAGGCCCACGAGCGCAAGAACCGGACCGCCCACCAGCGCGTTCAGCCACAGGTTCAACGGCACGTACACCGTGTACCACGACACGATGGTCTCGGCGCTGTAGGCGAAGGCCACGGACGTGACGAACACGATGCCCGCCGCCATGGCCAGCGCCATCCAGGGGCGCTGCAGCCCGACGCGCGGCTGCTCGGCGAACGAGTAGAGCCAGTAAACCCCTGCCAGAGCCAAGAACACCACGGCGCAGAACACCTCGGTGGAAAGCGGGCTGCGGCCCACTCCCAGGAACACGTAGAGAGCGTTCGCCGGATTGCCCAAGTGGGTGGCCGAGGCCACGAGCCCCACCATGGTGGTGACCAGCGGTATGCTTAGGAACTGGTTGATGCGCTGCCGCGCGTCGGCCGGCATGCCCGTCCGAAGAAGCGGCAGGCCCATGAGGATGAACGCGACGACGCCCGACGGTGCGAGCGTCGTGAACAGGACGAGCGTTATCTCGCCCAGCGCCGTGCCCATCCCCGACAGCATGGCCCCTCCTAGCGGTAGAACCGCGGGTAGGCCACGTCGAGGGCGCGCTCGGACTGGATGCCCTCGAGGCTCGCCTTCGCCAGGCGCGCTAGTCCCTCGTAGAACGGCTGCTCCGCGGCCTCGGCCAGCTCGTCCAGGAAGTGCGACGACCACGGCAGCAGGTGCAGGCGCAGGAAGTCGTCCAACGCCTCGGGGCGGTTGCGGGCTATCCACGCCATGAGCACGAGCATGAGGCCGATGTGGTCCTCGGGGGTCTTGTCGTCCACGAGCCGCTCGATACCCTGCGCGCGCATCCAGGCGCGCAGCGCGAGCGTGCTCTCGCCGAACACGACGCACTCGCGGTCGGTGTACACCGAACCCCACGGCGGTGCCGGCTTCGGCGCCGGGCCCACGAACAGGCGGCGGTACTCCCACACCAGGTCGTCGTCCTCGACACCGCGCGCAAGCCCCTCTTTCATGAGCGCCAGGTCGCCATGCGCCTCGGTCTCTTCCGCGAACGGCCACTCCGCGGCGGCTGCATCCACGTCGAGCGCTGCCAGCGCCTGGAACGCTGCGCCGGCCTCGCCCGTCTTCGGGTCCTGCAGGAAGAACGGCCCCAGCGTCTCGCCCACGAAGGCGATGCCCTCGAGCATGTCCCGGCCGTCCTGCATGTTCTCGTCCATAGTTCGTCCCCTCCGTCGAAACCAGCAAGGTACGCCACATTGTAGCGTACCTTGCCTCCGTCAAAGTATTCGTTTCGGAACCGTGCCGGCGCGCCTTCCCTAGAAGCTCAGGCCCACGGAAAGCTGCACGGCATAGAACACGAGGCGGGCGACGAAGATGCCGATCACGGCCATGACCGCTCCGAAACCGGCCATCGCCACCGGGCTCTTGCCCAGAAGCGCTGCCACGGTGCCCGCCGCCGCCAGCACGAGGCTGGCCACGGCCACCGCAAGGTAGATGGTGACGTCTGCCACGAGGTCGGCACCGGACACGAGGGCGTTCTCCATGCCGCCCACGCCCATGACCTGGACGCAGAACCCACCGATGGCGAGCACCGCGCCGGCTGCGGCCACCACGATGCCGGCCGTCTTGAACGAGCCCTTAAGCGCATCGGGGAGCGCGCCGGCAAGGCCCAGCACCAGCGTGCCCAGCGGCATACCGCCCAGCAGGGCGAAGCCCAGCAGCTGCACCACCACGAGCGGCGAGTTCCACGAGGCGATGGTCTCCATCACATAGGCCATGCCGGTGAAGCAGGCGAACACGGCGGCGGCCACGGCCACCACGGCCACGAAGCCCTTGCGCGCGCCGCCGGAGAGCTTGCCAGCCAGTGCCAGGATCACGTACACCAGGGCCAGCACCACGAACAGCGAGCCCACGAGGATCTCGTTCGACAGCGGCGAGGAGCCGATGCCGGCGAACACGCCCGCCGCGTGCAGCGGCGAGGCCAGGTGGAAGAACGAGGCGGCAAAGCCCACGAGCACCACGACGAACGGGATGAGCGTCATGCGGTCGATCTTCTTCACCTGGTCGTCGGTGAACGTCGTGGTGAAGAAGGCCAGCGCGAGCGCGATGAAGGCGCCGGCGCCCATCGGGGCCAGGGTCGTGAACAGCGCCAGAGGCAGTTCGGCGAATGCGGCCTCCATGCTACATCACCTCCAGGGGGTTGACGACCTTGCCGTCGGCGCTGCCGGCAGGCTTGGCGTCCGCGGAAGGCTTGATGTACAGGTTCGGGTTCGTGTAGTGCGGCTCGGGCAGCGGCGCGATGTTACCGCGCTCGCCCACCTTGGACATCTCCTCCACCGTGCCGAAGTCGAGCGCGCGGGCCGGGCAGGCCTCCACGCACACCGGCTTCTCGCCGGCCGCCACGCGCTCGGCGCAGCCGTCGCACTTCACGGAGTGGCCCTTGGAGCGGTCCACCTTCGGCGCGTTGTACGGGCAGGCCATGTGGCAGTAGCCGCAGCCCACGCACTTGTCGGCGTCCACGGACACGAGGCCCGTCTCCGCATCCTTGTGCATGGCGCCCGTGGGGCACACCTTCGTGCACGCCGGGTCGTCGCAGTGGTTGCACGACAGCGACAGCGGGTAGCTCGTGCACGTGGAGGTGAAGCAGCCGTTGGCGTCCCTCACCGTCTCGCCGCTCGTCACCTCGTACACTTTGCGGTACGCGACGCCCAGGTCAAGATCCTTGTAATCCTTGCAGGCCATCTCGCAGGTCTTGCAACCGGTGCAGCGAGTGCCGTCGAAAGAAAATGCGTAATGCGTCATGATCTATCCTCTCCTTTCCTCGCCGCTATGCCTTCACGACTTCGCAGATGTTCGTGTGCTGCGGGTTGCCCTTCGACAGGGGCGAGGGACGCTGGGTCGTGAGCGTGTTGATGCTGCCGCCCTTGTCCACGCGGTCGCCCGCCATGTCGGCGTCGTGCCACGCACCCTGGGAAACCGCCACCGTGCCGGGAACCACGCGGGGCGTGACCTTGGCCAACAGCTCGATCTCGCCGAACTCGTTCTTCACGCGCACCGTGTCGCCCTGCTCGATGCCGCGGGGCTCCGCATCCACCGGGTTGATCCAGGCTTCCTGCGGGTTGACCTCCTTGAGCTCGGGCATGAAGCCCCACGAGCTGTGGATGCGGCCGCGGTAGTGGAAGCCGGACAGCGCGAGCGGGTACTCGTCGGTCGTGTTCTCCACGCCGTACCACTCGGGCAGGTACACGGGGATCGGCGGCATGGTGTCCAGACCGGGCAGCGTGTCGTCGGCCTCGAGCTCCCAGCCCTCGGTGAACTTGAGCAGCTTCTCGGAGAAGATCTCGATCTTGCCGGACGGCGTGTCCAGCTTGTTCGCCACCGGGTCGTCGCGGAACTTCTTCATGGACACCACCGGCGCGTGCTCCTCGATATACACGCCCATCTCCACAGCCTCATCCCAGGTGGGGAGCTTCGGGCTCTTCTCGCGCGCCTTCTCGTACTGCTCCTTGATGCGCTCTTCCTCGGTCTTGCCCTCGGTGAACTCGTCGGCCACGCCGAACTTCTCGGCCATGAGCGTGGCCATCTCGTAGGCGGTCTTGCGCTCGAACTTGGGCGACGTGCAGGCCGTGCCCGTGATCATGTAGCCCGTGTCGGAGCCGGTGGAGATCTGCGAGGTCTGCTCGAAGCGGAACAGGTCGGGCAGGATGACGTCGGAGTACTTCAGCGAGTCGCACATGACCGTGTCGATGCCCAGGATGAACTCGCATTTGCTCTCGTCGGCCAGGACGTCGTGCGCCTTGTTGATGTCGGAGTGCTGGTTGGTCAGGCAGTTGCCGGCGTAGTTGATCATGTACTTGATGTTCACCTTGAGCGCGTCGGCGTTCTTCACGCCGGCGTTCTTCAACGTCATCTCGGTACCATGGTCGATGGCATCGGTGAACAGGAAGCACGGGATGGACGTCTTCACCGGGTTCTTGCCGGCATCCATGGACACGCTCGCCGGGCTCGTGCGGTCCTCGCGGGTGCCGTTGTTCGTGCCGGGCAGGCCGATCTGGCCCACCAGGCAGGGCAGCGCCATGATGGCCCAGGCCGTCCACTCGCCGTTGCTGCGGCGCTGCGGGCCCCAGCCCTGGTTCACGTAGAGGGGCTTCGTCGTGCCGATCTCCTCGGCCAGCTCCTCGATGCGCTCGGCCGGGATGCCGGTGATCTTGGCGGCCCACTCGGGCGTCTTCTCCACCATGTCGTAGCCCTCGCCCATGATGTAGGCGTAGTAGGACATGTTCTTGCCCTGATAAGCCTCGGGCATGGTCTCCTCGTCGTAGCCCTGGCAGTACGTGTGCAGGAAGTCCAGGTCCACCAGGTCGTTCTTGATAAGGTAGTGGGCGATGCCGGCCACGAGCGCCGCATCGGTGCCCGGGTTGATGGGCAGCCACTGCTCGGAATGGCCCGAGATGGAGTCGTTCATGCGGTAGTCGATCATGTATATCTTCGCGCCCGTGCGCTCGCGCAGGTGCACCCAGTCGTAGTGCGTGGTCAGGCCGCCCTGGCGCGTCTCGGTGGGGCTGGAGCCGAAGATAAGCACGAGCTTGGCGTCCTCGGCCGTCTTGAACGAGCTGCCGCCGTTGCCCTTGGAGCCGTACATATACGGCGTGATGCAGGAGATCTGCGCCGTGGAGTAGCTGTTATAAAAGTTCAGATAGCCGCCCACGAGATTCAGGAAGCGGTTGAACGGACGCGACGTGGTGGCCGACACGCCGGTGGCGTAGGGCACGTACACAGCCTCGTTGCCGTACTTCTCGATGACTTCCTTGAGCTTCGTGGCCGCAAGGTCGATGGCCTCGTCCCAGCTGATCTGCTCGTATTTGCCCTCGCCGCGCTTCCCCACGCGCTTCATGGGGTAGTTGATGCGGTCGGGGCTGGCGAGCCAGCGGCGGTAGCTGCGACCGCGGAGGCAGGCGCGCGGCTGCGGGTCGTCGAAACCCGCATCCTTGCTCGTGTAGGTGTCCACCCACACCACTTCGTCATCCTGCACGTGGAACTTCAGGCTGCAACGGCCCGGGCAGTTGATGGCGCAATGGCCCCACGTGACGGTCTCCTCGGCGGCGGCATGC is from Gordonibacter urolithinfaciens and encodes:
- a CDS encoding dimethyl sulfoxide reductase anchor subunit family protein, with amino-acid sequence MLSGMGTALGEITLVLFTTLAPSGVVAFILMGLPLLRTGMPADARQRINQFLSIPLVTTMVGLVASATHLGNPANALYVFLGVGRSPLSTEVFCAVVFLALAGVYWLYSFAEQPRVGLQRPWMALAMAAGIVFVTSVAFAYSAETIVSWYTVYVPLNLWLNALVGGPVLALVGLRAARWEPACGRFGRTLLALSAAALAANLVSFGLQSADLPRIANAFLAASDLVPYYGLMIAAFGVLVLAGIGLDAQVLLNRALEGRRSLGVGRASAACVLVLAGIFVMRFAFYMMHLTVGLGV
- the dmsD gene encoding Tat proofreading chaperone DmsD; this translates as MDENMQDGRDMLEGIAFVGETLGPFFLQDPKTGEAGAAFQALAALDVDAAAAEWPFAEETEAHGDLALMKEGLARGVEDDDLVWEYRRLFVGPAPKPAPPWGSVYTDRECVVFGESTLALRAWMRAQGIERLVDDKTPEDHIGLMLVLMAWIARNRPEALDDFLRLHLLPWSSHFLDELAEAAEQPFYEGLARLAKASLEGIQSERALDVAYPRFYR
- a CDS encoding dimethyl sulfoxide reductase anchor subunit family protein codes for the protein MEAAFAELPLALFTTLAPMGAGAFIALALAFFTTTFTDDQVKKIDRMTLIPFVVVLVGFAASFFHLASPLHAAGVFAGIGSSPLSNEILVGSLFVVLALVYVILALAGKLSGGARKGFVAVVAVAAAVFACFTGMAYVMETIASWNSPLVVVQLLGFALLGGMPLGTLVLGLAGALPDALKGSFKTAGIVVAAAGAVLAIGGFCVQVMGVGGMENALVSGADLVADVTIYLAVAVASLVLAAAGTVAALLGKSPVAMAGFGAVMAVIGIFVARLVFYAVQLSVGLSF
- a CDS encoding DMSO/selenate family reductase complex A subunit; its protein translation is MSDNMPSLSRRTFMKTTGALGALAAVGGSVAATNTLFGAGVPQAHAAAEETVTWGHCAINCPGRCSLKFHVQDDEVVWVDTYTSKDAGFDDPQPRACLRGRSYRRWLASPDRINYPMKRVGKRGEGKYEQISWDEAIDLAATKLKEVIEKYGNEAVYVPYATGVSATTSRPFNRFLNLVGGYLNFYNSYSTAQISCITPYMYGSKGNGGSSFKTAEDAKLVLIFGSSPTETRQGGLTTHYDWVHLRERTGAKIYMIDYRMNDSISGHSEQWLPINPGTDAALVAGIAHYLIKNDLVDLDFLHTYCQGYDEETMPEAYQGKNMSYYAYIMGEGYDMVEKTPEWAAKITGIPAERIEELAEEIGTTKPLYVNQGWGPQRRSNGEWTAWAIMALPCLVGQIGLPGTNNGTREDRTSPASVSMDAGKNPVKTSIPCFLFTDAIDHGTEMTLKNAGVKNADALKVNIKYMINYAGNCLTNQHSDINKAHDVLADESKCEFILGIDTVMCDSLKYSDVILPDLFRFEQTSQISTGSDTGYMITGTACTSPKFERKTAYEMATLMAEKFGVADEFTEGKTEEERIKEQYEKAREKSPKLPTWDEAVEMGVYIEEHAPVVSMKKFRDDPVANKLDTPSGKIEIFSEKLLKFTEGWELEADDTLPGLDTMPPIPVYLPEWYGVENTTDEYPLALSGFHYRGRIHSSWGFMPELKEVNPQEAWINPVDAEPRGIEQGDTVRVKNEFGEIELLAKVTPRVVPGTVAVSQGAWHDADMAGDRVDKGGSINTLTTQRPSPLSKGNPQHTNICEVVKA